The genomic segment ACGCAACGGCGCTGGCGCACGCCGTGGCCGGCTTGCGCGACCACCCGGCCCGCGCGGCGATGATCGCCCAGGCGGGGGCGGCCCATGCGCGCGAGTTCTTTGACGTGGCGGCGATGGTGCGCGGCGTCCGCGCCGTGCTCGACGAGGTGGCGGGCTGATGCGCATCGCGATCGTGCACGACTACCTGAACCAGATGGGCGGGGCGGAACGCGTCGTCGAGAGCTTCCATCGCCTCTGGCCCGAGGCGCCGATCTTCACGACCATCGCGGACTGGGAGGCGATGCCGCACTCGCTGCGGAATGCGGACATTCGCGTCTCGTTCATGCAGCGGCTCCCGAGCTGGCGGCGCCATTTCCGCGCACTGCTGCCGCTCTATCCGTTCGCGATCGAGCGCTTCGACCTGAGCGGCTACGACGTGATCATCTCCAGCAGCAGCGCGTGGGCGAAGGCGGTGCGGGCGCCGGCTGGCGCCGTGCACATCTGCTACTGCCACACGCCGATGCGCTGGGTCTGGGACTACGAATCGTACGTCGCACGCGAAGGATTCGGGCCGCTCACGCGGCTGGCCCTGCCGGCGCTCATCGCGGCGCTGCGGCGGTGGGATGTGCGCACCGCCGTGCGCCCCACGCTCCTCGTGGTGAACTCGCGCGTCGTGCAGCAGCGGGTGGAGCGCTGCTGGGGGCGCCGCAGCGAACTGCTGCACCCACCGGTGGAGACGGAACGCTTCACGGTCGCGACCGGTGCCGGCCGCGCGCACCTGGTCGTGTCGCGCCTCGCCCACTACAAGCGCATCGACCTCGCCGTCGCCGCGTTCACGCAGCTGGGGCTGCCGCTGGAAATCATCGGCGACGGGCCGGCGCGCCGTTCGCTGGAAGCGATGGCCGGTCCGTCCATCACGTTCCGCGGACGGGTGGATGACGCCGGCGTGGCCGAGGCGATGCGCAGTTGTCGCGCGCTGATCTTCCCGGGCGAGGAAGACTTTGGCATCACGCCACTCGAGGCGAATGCGAGCGGCCGGCCGGTGATCGCCTTCCGCGCGGGCGGTGCCACTGAAACGGTCATGGACGGTGTGACGGGCGTCCTCTTCGCGGCGCAGACACCGGCATCGCTCGCCGACGCCGTGCGTCGGGCCGAGGCCATTGCATGGGACGCGCCGGCGCTTCGTCGGCACGCGGAACAATACTCGGTGGCGCAATTCGAGCGGCGATTCCGGGCCATCGTCGAACGCGCGGTGGCGCGCTAGACGTCGAACGACTCAGGGCGCGCGACGCAGCCCGCGCAACGCAGCCAGCACGCGCTTCGCCCATCGCCGCAGGACGGTGTCCCCTCGGGAGAGGGCGGCAAAGACGGGCGCCAGGCCAATTCGGAGCAAGCGCACCCGCAGGTGCACGCGCCATCCGTTGTCGAGTTCGTAGAGCATCGGGACCAGCTCCGCGCGTTCCGTCGGCGTGATCCACGGCATGAAGACCGACGTCGCGAACCGCACCGCCACACGCCGCCGCGCCCGCCGCACCTCGGCCTGGTTCCATCCGCGGCGGGCGTAGGCCTCCGCAAACGGGCCATGGAAGAGCCGGATCAGGCCGCGCAGGTGCATCACCTTGCGATGGTGCCGCGTCCCCTGCGCGTCGCCCCACACGCGGTAGTGCGCGAGCACTTCGTGCACGTACACGTTGCCGTATCCGAGGTCCGCCAGCCGCACCGAGAGATCGTAGTCT from the Gemmatimonadaceae bacterium genome contains:
- a CDS encoding glycosyltransferase, producing MRIAIVHDYLNQMGGAERVVESFHRLWPEAPIFTTIADWEAMPHSLRNADIRVSFMQRLPSWRRHFRALLPLYPFAIERFDLSGYDVIISSSSAWAKAVRAPAGAVHICYCHTPMRWVWDYESYVAREGFGPLTRLALPALIAALRRWDVRTAVRPTLLVVNSRVVQQRVERCWGRRSELLHPPVETERFTVATGAGRAHLVVSRLAHYKRIDLAVAAFTQLGLPLEIIGDGPARRSLEAMAGPSITFRGRVDDAGVAEAMRSCRALIFPGEEDFGITPLEANASGRPVIAFRAGGATETVMDGVTGVLFAAQTPASLADAVRRAEAIAWDAPALRRHAEQYSVAQFERRFRAIVERAVAR